A stretch of the Taeniopygia guttata chromosome 3, bTaeGut7.mat, whole genome shotgun sequence genome encodes the following:
- the CYP1B1 gene encoding cytochrome P450 1B1 — protein MEAVCNSMALERLGEALRGMPPLQSSLLLLLCLLAAIHLGKLLLQHQQRRRQGQRRAPPGPFPWPLIGNAAQLGSAPHLSFARLASTYGAVFQLRLGRWPVVVLNGERAIRQALVRQGAAFAGRPPFPSFQLVSGGLSLAFGGYSELWKLHRRAAHATVRAFSTGSPATRRLLERHLVGEARALVALLVRGSAGGAFLDPSRVLVVAVANVMSALCFGRRYSHGDGEFLRIVGRNEQFGRAVGAGSLVDALPWLQRFPSPVRAAYRAFRDLNRDFYGFVRGKFLQHQRSLRPGAAPRDMMDAFIRLQREQPWLQLEHVPATVTDIFGASQDTLSTALQWLLIFLIRYPKVQAKMQEEVDRIVGRDRLPCVEDQPHLPYIMAFLYESMRFSSFVPVTIPHATTTNTFIMGYLIPKDTVIFVNQWSVNHDPAKWSNPEDFDPTRFLDENGFINKDLTSSVMIFSLGKRRCIGEELSKVQLFLFTSILVHQCNFTANPNEDPKMDFTYGLTIKPKPFTLNVTLRDTMELLDQAVQRLQAEKAASESQLSANA, from the exons TGCAACAG CATGGCCCTCGAGAGGCTCGGGGAAGCGCTGCGCGGCATGCCCCCGTTGCAAAGCtccctcctgcttctcctctgcCTGCTCGCCGCCATCCACCTGGgcaagctcctcctgcagcatcagcAGCGCCGGCGGCAAGGCCAGCGCCGGGCACCGCCGGGCCCTTTCCCCTGGCCCCTGATCGGCAACGCGGCGCAGCTGGGCAGCGCCCCGCACCTCTCCTTCGCCCGGCTGGCCAGCACCTACGGCGCCGTGTTCCAGCTGCGCCTGGGGCGCTGGCCCGTGGTGGTGCTGAACGGGGAGCGCGCCATCCGCCAGGCCCTCGTCCGCCAGGGGGCCGCCTTCGCGGGCCGCCCGCCCTTCCCGTCCTTCCAGCTGGTGTCGGGCGGGCTCAGCCTGGCCTTCGGCGGATACTCGGAGCTCTGGAAGCTGCACCGGCGGGCGGCGCACGCCACGGTGCGCGCCTTCTCCACGGGCAGCCCCGCCACCCGCCGCCTGCTGGAGCGGCACCTGGTGGGCGAGGCGCGGGCGCTGGTGGCGCTGCTGGTGCGCGGCAGCGCCGGCGGCGCCTTCCTCGACCCCTCGCGCGTCCTGGTGGTGGCCGTGGCCAACGTGATGAGCGCCCTGTGCTTCGGCCGCCGCTACAGCCACGGCGACGGCGAGTTCCTGCGCATCGTGGGGCGCAACGAGCAGTTCGGGCGAGCGGTGGGCGCCGGCAGCCTGGTGGATGCGCTGCCCTGGCTCCAGCGCTTCCCCAGCCCCGTCCGCGCCGCCTACCGCGCCTTCCGCGACCTCAACCGCGACTTCTACGGCTTCGTCCGCGGCAAGTTCCTGCAGCACCAGCGCAGCCtgcgccccggggccgccccccgcGACATGATGGACGCCTTCATCCGCCTGCAGCGGGAGCAGCCGTGGCTGCAGCTCGAGCACGTGCCCGCCACCGTCACCGACATCTTCGGCGCCAGCCAGGACACCCTCTCCACCGCCCTGCAGtggctcctcatcttcctcatcaG GTATCCGAAAGTGCAGGCTAAAATGCAAGAAGAAGTGGATAGGATTGTTGGAAGAGACCGTCTGCCATGTGTTGAAGATCAGCCTCACCTGCCCTACATCATGGCTTTCCTGTATGAATCCATGCGTTTCAGCAGCTTTGTGCCTGTGACTATCCCACACGCCACCACAACCAACACCTTCATCATGGGCTACCTCATTCCCAAGGACACTGTCATCTTTGTCAATCAGTGGTCAGTGAATCATGACCCAGCAAAATGGTCCAACCCAGAGGATTTTGATCCAACAAGATTCCTGGATGAGAATGGGTTCATCAATAAAGATCTCACTAGCAGCGTGATGATTTTCTCATTGGGAAAGCGTCGATGTATTGGAGAGGAGTTATCCAAGGTACAGCTCTTTCTCTTTACCTCCATACTGGTGCATCAGTGCAATTTTACTGCTAATCCAAATGAGGACCCTAAAATGGACTTTACCTATGGGCTGACCATTAAACCTAAGCCGTTCACTTTGAATGTTACGCTCCGAGATACGATGGAGTTGCTTGATCAGGCTGTCCAAAGACTGCAAGCAGAGAAAGCAGCCAGTGAAAGTCAGCTGTCAGCAAATGCTTAA